Sequence from the Paenibacillus riograndensis SBR5 genome:
AATGCCAGCGGTAAAGTCGATAAAGAGAGCAACTTCATTTTCTTCAACAACAAGCAGAACGAGAACGGTTCCGTTATACACACCGGTGACAACCGCACAGGTGAAGGTGAAGGGGACGATGAGCAAATTCAAGTGGATCTGCTGAACATTCCGGCAGATGTTGAGAAAGTAGCATTTACCATTACGATCTATGAAGCTGAGGCCAGAAGCCAGAACTTTGGACAAGTCTCCCGCTCTTATGTGCGTATTGTAAATGATGCGAACAGCGAAGAATTGATCCGGTTTGACCTGGGTGAAGACTTCTCCATTGAAACCGGCGTAGTGGTAGGCGAGCTGTACCGCAACGGTGCAGAATGGAAATTCAATGCCATCGGCAGCGGCTACAAGGACGGTCTTGCCGGCTTGACCCGCGATTACGGGCTGCAATAAAGCCTGCGGCTTCCGATAAATGAAATTATTCACGAAAGAAGGTTGTTACCAGTGACGATCAGTCTTTCCAAAGGACAGCGGATTGATCTTACCAAGACCAATCCGGGTCTGACGAAGGTAGTAGTGGGACTCGGCTGGGATACGAACAAATATAGCGGCGGCAAGGATTTTGACTTGGATGCCTCGGCATTTCTGCTCCATGAGGATGGCAAAGCCAAAGGTGAGGATGATTTCGTCTTTTATAATAATCCTTCCGGCGGCTCCGGATCTGTAACCCATACGGGGGATAACCGTACAGGGGAAGGCGATGGGGATGACGAGCAGATCCTTGTGGACTTCAGCAAGGTTCCCGCAAATATTCAGCGTATCGGCATTACAGTAACCATTTATGATTATGAGGCAAGGGTCCAGAACTTTGGACAAGT
This genomic interval carries:
- a CDS encoding TerD family protein encodes the protein MTISLSKGQRIDLTKTNPGLTKVVVGLGWDTNKYSGGKDFDLDASAFLLHEDGKAKGEDDFVFYNNPSGGSGSVTHTGDNRTGEGDGDDEQILVDFSKVPANIQRIGITVTIYDYEARVQNFGQVSNAFVRVVDASSDREILRFDLGEDFSTETAVVFCEFYRHGADWKFQAVGSGFAGGLSALCRNYGLDAQ
- a CDS encoding TerD family protein, encoding MAINLSKGQKIDLTKTNPGLSKITVGLGWDTNKYDGGKDFDLDVSVFLTNASGKVDKESNFIFFNNKQNENGSVIHTGDNRTGEGEGDDEQIQVDLLNIPADVEKVAFTITIYEAEARSQNFGQVSRSYVRIVNDANSEELIRFDLGEDFSIETGVVVGELYRNGAEWKFNAIGSGYKDGLAGLTRDYGLQ